One Mercurialis annua linkage group LG3, ddMerAnnu1.2, whole genome shotgun sequence DNA window includes the following coding sequences:
- the LOC126675538 gene encoding protein CHUP1, chloroplastic-like has product MREEKENPSKPSKFADQNHPPKSQNMRINTNNNASKPRSSWGSHIVKGFTADKKTKPPSNTTTIILTKKLPLPASESTNQRNPTVSSQSRVKRSLIGDLSCSVAATQVHPHAYSNQTGHRRQSSGSRDLFLELDHLRSLLQESKEREFELQAELSEVKRNGRLLELETKKNEVDELYERIGVLENEKSVLCEQVAEMCLSSGKKNGEGLISNEGLMGNLEMEVVELRRLNKELQMEKRNLSCKISSLETQLASLAKASESEEATSLRITNEDLCKQVEGLQMSRLNEVEELAYLRWVNSCLRDELRNSCSTNSDNKASVANSEEKSSESVSSFSCNEYLEYSSAKRLNLIKKLKKWPIIDEDLSNLECSDKNWVHLEELRSPRRRHSISGSKISIEELVSSKRRQSDGFMCLKEAEKETEPLISQKYEFCIDQRPQMYANCIENYKIVSSIDVEKRALRVPNPPPIPSCSIPNEVKEESLAKAAPPPPPPPPPPPRLPKLSARSSSAGVVQRAPQVVEFYHSLMKRDSRKESSNGGVCDASEVANVRSSMIGEIENRSSHLLAIKADVETQGEFVNSLIREVNNAVYQNIEDVVEFVKWLDDELGFLVDERAVLKHFEWPEKKADTLREAAFGYRDLKKLESEVCYFKDDPRLPCDIALKKTVALSEKMERTVYNLLRTREFLMRNCNEFHIPTDWMLDNGIISKIKFGSVKLAKKYMKRVAMEIQSKAALEKDPALDYMLLQGVRFAFRIHQFAGGFDAETMHAFEELRNLAHLLNKK; this is encoded by the exons AtgagagaagaaaaagaaaacccaTCAAAACCATCAAAATTTGCTGATCAAAACCACCCACCAAAGTCCCAAAACATGAGAATAAACACCAATAATAATGCATCAAAGCCAAGATCTTCATGGGGTTCACATATAGTTAAAGGCTTTACAGCagacaaaaaaaccaaaccacctTCAAACACAACTACAATAATTTTAACCAAGAAACTTCCATTACCAGCTTCAGAATCCACCAACCAAAGGAACCCAACTGTGTCATCTCAGTCTAGAGTGAAAAGATCATTAATTGGTGATCTATCTTGCTCAGTAGCAGCCACCCAAGTGCACCCACATGCATACAGTAACCAGACTGGTCATAGAAGACAGTCTTCAGGGTCAAGAGATTTGTTTCTTGAATTAGACCATTTAAGAAGCTTGCTTCAAGAATCTAAGGAGAGGGAGTTTGAGTTGCAAGCTGAGTTATCAGAGGTGAAAAGGAATGGGAGATTGTTGGAGCTTGAAACCAAGAAAAATGAGGTTGATGAGCTTTATGAAAGAATTGGGGTTTTGGAGAATGAAAAAAGTGTTCTCTGTGAGCAAGTGGCAGAAATGTGTTTGAGTTCAGGGAAGAAGAATGGTGAGGGTTTGATAAGTAATGAGGGTTTGATGGGGAATTTGGAAATGGAAGTTGTTGAATTGAGGAGATTGAATAAGGAGTTGCAGATGGAGAAGAGGAATCTTTCTTGTAAAATATCTTCTTTGGAGACTCAATTGGCTTCTCTTGCCAAGGCTTCTGAG AGTGAAGAGGCAACTTCATTAAGAATAACGAATGAAGATTTGTGTAAACAAGTTGAGGGTTTACAAATGAGCAGGCTAAATGAAGTGGAGGAGCTTGCATATCTTAGGTGGGTTAATTCATGTTTGCGAGATGAATTGAGGAATTCGTGCTCGACAAATTCTGATAATAAGGCTTCAGTAGCAAATTCAGAAGAGAAAAGTAGTGAATCTGTTAGCTCATTTTCTTGCAATGAGTATTTAGAATATAGTAGTGCAAAgagattaaatttgattaaGAAGTTGAAGAAATGGCCTATTATTGATGAAGATTTGTCAAACTTAGAATGTTCTGATAAAAATTGGGTTCATTTAGAGGAATTAAGAAGTCCAAGGAGAAGACACTCTATAAGTGGATCAAAGATCAGCATAGAAGAGTTGGTATCAAGTAAGCGAAGGCAATCTGATGGTTTTATGTGTTTAAAAGAAGCGGAAAAGGAAACCGAGCCATTAATTTCTCAGAAATACGAGTTCTGTATAGATCAAAGACCCCAAATGTATGCAAATTGCATAGAGAATTATAAGATTGTATCGTCAATAGATGTTGAAAAAAGGGCTTTGCGTGTCCCGAATCCTCCTCCAATACCTTCATGTTCAATACCAAATGAAGTTAAAGAGGAAAGTTTAGCTAAAGCTGCACCCCCGCCGCCACCTCcgcctccaccaccaccacgtCTTCCGAAGCTCTCAGCTAGAAGTAGTTCGGCAGGAGTAGTGCAGCGTGCACCACAAGTTGTCGAGTTTTACCATTCACTCATGAAGAGGGACTCCAGAAAAGAGTCTTCAAATGGAGGTGTTTGTGATGCCTCAGAGGTTGCGAATGTTCGCAGCAGTATGATTGGCGAAATTGAAAACAGATCATCTCATTTACTTGCT ATCAAAGCAGATGTTGAAACTCAAGGAGAATTCGTCAATTCATTGATAAGAGAGGTCAACAATGCAGTTTACCAGAACATTGAAGATGTTGTGGAATTTGTGAAGTGGCTCGACGATGAACTTGGTTTTCTG GTGGATGAAAGGGCAGTCCTAAAGCACTTTGAATGGCCGGAAAAGAAAGCTGATACGTTACGAGAAGCAGCATTTGGGTATAGAGATTTGAAGAAATTGGAGTCAGAAGTGTGTTATTTCAAGGATGATCCTCGGCTTCCTTGTGATATTGCACTTAAGAAAACGGTAGCTTTATCAGAGAA GATGGAGCGCACTGTTTATAATCTTCTAAGAACAAGAGAATTCTTGATGAGAAATTGCAATGAGTTCCATATTCCGACAGATTGGATGCTTGATAATGGCATCATTAGCAAG ATAAAGTTTGGGTCAGTAAAGTTGGCAAAGAAGTACATGAAGAGAGTAGCTATGGAAATTCAATCAAAAGCAGCACTAGAAAAAGACCCTGCTCTTGACTATATGCTACTTCAAGGAGTTAGATTTGCTTTCAGAATTCATCAG TTTGCTGGAGGATTTGATGCAGAAACAATGCATGCATTTGAGGAACTTCGCAACCTGGCTCATCTCCTCAACAAGAAGTAG
- the LOC126672686 gene encoding uncharacterized protein LOC126672686 yields MEELDKYDPKIGEYFNEVDFEKWATVHPASNRYSTMTSNIAESLNATNVAARELPITTMLEFLRSLVQKWSNANKICARSLKTDMTRVDEEILIENYIRSLHLTVTPAADNLYTITKTKTLFSVDLEQEKCCYRRFQTDKETYINTYDSAVYLMTNKSTWNTPQEVIDVIVLPPESRTKFGRPKKKRILAGHEKG; encoded by the exons ATGGAAGAACTTGACAAATATGACCCAAAGATAGGGGAGTACTTCAATGAAGTCGATTTCGAAAAATGGGCAACAGTCCATCCCGCAAGTAATAGGTATTCAACAATGACTTCCAACATTGCCGAGTCCTTAAATGCAACAAACGTAGCTGCAAGAGAACTACCCATAACGACGATGCTCGAGTTTCTACGTTCGCTTGTGCAAAAATGGTCTAATGCAAACAAAATTTGTGCAAGATCATTAAAGACAGATATGACAAGGGTGGATGAAGAAATATTGATTGAAAACTACATTCGATCTCTGCATCTGACG GTCACACCTGCAGCTGACAATTTATATACTatcacaaaaacaaaaactctcTTCTCAGTGGATTTGGAACAAGAAAAATGCTGTTACAGAAGATTCCAAACAGATAAA GAGACGTACATCAACACATACGACAGCGCTGTCTATCTAATGACAAATAAGTCAACATGGAATACACCTCAAGAAGTAATTGATGTAATCGTGCTGCCTCCTGAATCAAGAACAAAGTTTGGGAGACCGAAGAAGAAACGCATATTGGCGGGACatgaaaaag GTTGA